In Corvus moneduloides isolate bCorMon1 chromosome 3, bCorMon1.pri, whole genome shotgun sequence, one DNA window encodes the following:
- the CEP68 gene encoding centrosomal protein of 68 kDa isoform X1 codes for MRARGSASSCGRSSVLMAVDVGKSPSEASLSGKAEGDGRWDSADVETDFPELAGSLQRLLGTEEAKPRLQGTESVAVSRHSHMATGVTHGGSSCHPEVSSASAPGFPRARANPSGKGALMDADGGPVPRRVGHWFLSSEEQQVKASGCWDPASSPPSQRSSAEENILAGSRHDVHVGRRRQSLGARSPCPSTPELLRPQTPPSPGSALRSRSVLSLSALSSEGDGPSEEPSGSLPASTDVPSPAATTAAQDLRCRWGAEGRALQRREPLGPLLDYRSAVGRTREISSYQADYWACAIPDSLPPSPDRSSPHWNPNKEYEDLLDYAYPLRPRYKLGRMPEPFFHDSGIGLDSFSASPEGTSRSTSIYGRAGQARGSRENVLWEFVASAERFSTLKPGKGGCSGAGSYCEPLPIAKASFARSASSHPSRGFAKDVRVESAGPSSPGCPTGDGRSWATRGSPCPNYTGQAKKPSRFLPTTGVFPLRKEWEGDEEFLSLPPRLQELERLAQFLSNLSLTIRMPRHDHHNLPHHSTSRQPLSSRLAPFREARGRDNRGNIEGYDGLWQHRSSRKPSWEDMESYGWIHRDPLQGRHLPSGLRDTLDGMYLNEPRVKGHSKKSQQGESLVQCVKMFCSQLEELICWLYNVADVTGSWVPPSPDAESVLASLHRYLEFRKDVADHRSLTESVLERGEALLACMASNSPALKDTLGLIAKQSEELESHAEHLYESILAAVRGKDALQDEGGAAHGCSMGAAEVRPRLH; via the exons ATG AGAGCCCGAGGCTCAGCATCATCCTGTGGAAGAAGCTCTGTCCTGATGGCTGTGGATGTGGGAAAGTCACCTTCTGAAGCCTCACTGAGCGGGAAGGCTGAGGGCGATGGGAGGTGGGACAGTGCAGATGTGGAGACGGACTTCCcggagctggcagggagcctGCAGCGGCTTTTGGGGACAGAGGAAGCCAAGCCCAGGCTGCAAGGGACAGAGAGCGTGGCAGTGAGCAGACACAGTCACATGGCCACTGGTGTTACCCATGGAGGCTCAAGCTGCCACCCAGAAGTGTCTTCAGCCTCTGCACCTGGATTTCCCAGAGCAAGAGCAAACCCCTCAGGGAAAGGGGCATTAATGGATGCTGATGGTGGCCCTGTGCCTCGTCGAGTTGGCCACTGGTTCCTCTCCTCAGAAGAACAGCAG GTGAAGGCATCGGGCTGTTGGGACCCGGCGTccagccctcccagccagcGCAGCTCTGCCGAGGAGAACATCCTTGCTGGCAGCCGCCACGATGTCCATGTTGGCCGTCGGAGACAAAGTCTGGGAGCTCGATCCCCGTGTCCTTCCACCCCAGAGCTCCTGCGGCCCCAAACCCCGCCCAGCCCCGGGAGCGCCCTGCGGAGCCGCTCCGTGCTGAGCCTCTCCGCTCTGTCCTCAGAAGGGGACGGCCCCTCCGAGGAGCCGTCCGGCAGCTTGCCAGCCAGCACGGATGTCCCTTCTCCTGCGGCCACCACGGCCGCCCAGGACCTGCGCTGCCgatggggagcagagggcagggccCTGCAGAGGCGGGAGCCCCTGGGCCCTCTGCTCGATTACCGCAGCGCCGTGGGGCGCACCCGGGAGATCTCCTCCTACCAAGCCGATTACTGGGCCTGTGCCATTCCGGATTCACTGCCCCCATCCCCGGACCGCAGCTCACCCCACTGGAACCCCAACAAAGAGTACGAGGACTTGCTGGATTATGCTTACCCGCTGAGGCCGAGGTACAAGCTGGGAAGGATGCCAGAGCCTTTCTTCCACGACTCGGGAATAGGTCTGGacagcttttctgcttctcctgagGGCACATCCAGGTCCACCAGCATCTACGGCCGAGCTGGGCAGGCTCggggaagcagagaaaatgtaCTTTGGGAGTTTGTGGCCTCTGCAGAGAGATTCTCCACCCTGAAGCCTGGAAAAGGAGGCTGCTCAGGAGCTGGCTCGTACTGTGAACCTTTACCTATTGCCAAAGCATCATTTGCAAGGAGTGCTTCCTCTCATCCTTCCAGAGGTTTTGCTAAGGATGTAAGGGTGGAATCAGCTGGGCCAAGCTCACCTGGGTGCCCTACTGGCGATGGGAGAAGCTGGGCTACCAGAGGGAGCCCCTGCCCAAACTACACAGGgcaggcaaaaaaacccagtaggTTTTTACCCACCACAGGAGTGTTCCCCCTGAGGAAGGAGTGGGAAGGtgatgaagaatttctttccctgcctccGAGACTACAGGAGCTGGAAAGGCTGGCTCAGTTTTTGTCCAATCTTTCCTTAACTATAAGGATGCCCAGGCATGACCACCATAACCTTCCACATCACAGCACCAGCAGGCAGCCCCTTTCATCCAGGTTGGCTCCTTTCAGAGAAGCGAGAGGCAGGGACAACAGAGGGAATATTGAGGGTTATGATGGGCTGTGGCAACACCGCAGCTCCCGAAAGCCCAGCTGGGAAGACATGGAATCATATGGCTGGATCCATAGGGATCCTCTCCAGGGGCGTCATCTACCATCTGGTCTCAGGGACACGCTGGATGGGATGTACCTAAATGAACCACGGGTCAAGGGGCATTCAAAGAAGAGCCAGCAGGGCGAGTCCCTTGTCCAGTGTGTTAAG ATGTTTTGCTCCCAGCTGGAAGAGCTGATCTGTTGGCTGTACAACGTGGCGGATGTCACCGGCAGCTGGGTGCCACCCTCACCAGATGCCGAGAGCGTGCTGGCATCGCTGCACCGCTACCTG GAGTTCAGGAAGGATGTGGCTGACCACCGGAGCCTGACTGAGAGCgtgctggagaggggagaagcTCTCCTGGCCTGCATGGCATCTAATTCTCCAG CTCTGAAAGACACGCTGGGTCTGATTGCCAAACAGTCAGAAGAGCTCGAGAGCCATGCAGAGCACCTGTATGAGTCCATCCTGGCTGCTGTGCGGGGCAAGGACGCGCTGCAGGACGAGGGGGGTGCAGCACACGGCTGCTCCATGG GTGCTGCTGAAGTCAGGCCTAGGCTGCATTAG
- the CEP68 gene encoding centrosomal protein of 68 kDa isoform X2, producing the protein MAVDVGKSPSEASLSGKAEGDGRWDSADVETDFPELAGSLQRLLGTEEAKPRLQGTESVAVSRHSHMATGVTHGGSSCHPEVSSASAPGFPRARANPSGKGALMDADGGPVPRRVGHWFLSSEEQQVKASGCWDPASSPPSQRSSAEENILAGSRHDVHVGRRRQSLGARSPCPSTPELLRPQTPPSPGSALRSRSVLSLSALSSEGDGPSEEPSGSLPASTDVPSPAATTAAQDLRCRWGAEGRALQRREPLGPLLDYRSAVGRTREISSYQADYWACAIPDSLPPSPDRSSPHWNPNKEYEDLLDYAYPLRPRYKLGRMPEPFFHDSGIGLDSFSASPEGTSRSTSIYGRAGQARGSRENVLWEFVASAERFSTLKPGKGGCSGAGSYCEPLPIAKASFARSASSHPSRGFAKDVRVESAGPSSPGCPTGDGRSWATRGSPCPNYTGQAKKPSRFLPTTGVFPLRKEWEGDEEFLSLPPRLQELERLAQFLSNLSLTIRMPRHDHHNLPHHSTSRQPLSSRLAPFREARGRDNRGNIEGYDGLWQHRSSRKPSWEDMESYGWIHRDPLQGRHLPSGLRDTLDGMYLNEPRVKGHSKKSQQGESLVQCVKMFCSQLEELICWLYNVADVTGSWVPPSPDAESVLASLHRYLEFRKDVADHRSLTESVLERGEALLACMASNSPALKDTLGLIAKQSEELESHAEHLYESILAAVRGKDALQDEGGAAHGCSMGAAEVRPRLH; encoded by the exons ATGGCTGTGGATGTGGGAAAGTCACCTTCTGAAGCCTCACTGAGCGGGAAGGCTGAGGGCGATGGGAGGTGGGACAGTGCAGATGTGGAGACGGACTTCCcggagctggcagggagcctGCAGCGGCTTTTGGGGACAGAGGAAGCCAAGCCCAGGCTGCAAGGGACAGAGAGCGTGGCAGTGAGCAGACACAGTCACATGGCCACTGGTGTTACCCATGGAGGCTCAAGCTGCCACCCAGAAGTGTCTTCAGCCTCTGCACCTGGATTTCCCAGAGCAAGAGCAAACCCCTCAGGGAAAGGGGCATTAATGGATGCTGATGGTGGCCCTGTGCCTCGTCGAGTTGGCCACTGGTTCCTCTCCTCAGAAGAACAGCAG GTGAAGGCATCGGGCTGTTGGGACCCGGCGTccagccctcccagccagcGCAGCTCTGCCGAGGAGAACATCCTTGCTGGCAGCCGCCACGATGTCCATGTTGGCCGTCGGAGACAAAGTCTGGGAGCTCGATCCCCGTGTCCTTCCACCCCAGAGCTCCTGCGGCCCCAAACCCCGCCCAGCCCCGGGAGCGCCCTGCGGAGCCGCTCCGTGCTGAGCCTCTCCGCTCTGTCCTCAGAAGGGGACGGCCCCTCCGAGGAGCCGTCCGGCAGCTTGCCAGCCAGCACGGATGTCCCTTCTCCTGCGGCCACCACGGCCGCCCAGGACCTGCGCTGCCgatggggagcagagggcagggccCTGCAGAGGCGGGAGCCCCTGGGCCCTCTGCTCGATTACCGCAGCGCCGTGGGGCGCACCCGGGAGATCTCCTCCTACCAAGCCGATTACTGGGCCTGTGCCATTCCGGATTCACTGCCCCCATCCCCGGACCGCAGCTCACCCCACTGGAACCCCAACAAAGAGTACGAGGACTTGCTGGATTATGCTTACCCGCTGAGGCCGAGGTACAAGCTGGGAAGGATGCCAGAGCCTTTCTTCCACGACTCGGGAATAGGTCTGGacagcttttctgcttctcctgagGGCACATCCAGGTCCACCAGCATCTACGGCCGAGCTGGGCAGGCTCggggaagcagagaaaatgtaCTTTGGGAGTTTGTGGCCTCTGCAGAGAGATTCTCCACCCTGAAGCCTGGAAAAGGAGGCTGCTCAGGAGCTGGCTCGTACTGTGAACCTTTACCTATTGCCAAAGCATCATTTGCAAGGAGTGCTTCCTCTCATCCTTCCAGAGGTTTTGCTAAGGATGTAAGGGTGGAATCAGCTGGGCCAAGCTCACCTGGGTGCCCTACTGGCGATGGGAGAAGCTGGGCTACCAGAGGGAGCCCCTGCCCAAACTACACAGGgcaggcaaaaaaacccagtaggTTTTTACCCACCACAGGAGTGTTCCCCCTGAGGAAGGAGTGGGAAGGtgatgaagaatttctttccctgcctccGAGACTACAGGAGCTGGAAAGGCTGGCTCAGTTTTTGTCCAATCTTTCCTTAACTATAAGGATGCCCAGGCATGACCACCATAACCTTCCACATCACAGCACCAGCAGGCAGCCCCTTTCATCCAGGTTGGCTCCTTTCAGAGAAGCGAGAGGCAGGGACAACAGAGGGAATATTGAGGGTTATGATGGGCTGTGGCAACACCGCAGCTCCCGAAAGCCCAGCTGGGAAGACATGGAATCATATGGCTGGATCCATAGGGATCCTCTCCAGGGGCGTCATCTACCATCTGGTCTCAGGGACACGCTGGATGGGATGTACCTAAATGAACCACGGGTCAAGGGGCATTCAAAGAAGAGCCAGCAGGGCGAGTCCCTTGTCCAGTGTGTTAAG ATGTTTTGCTCCCAGCTGGAAGAGCTGATCTGTTGGCTGTACAACGTGGCGGATGTCACCGGCAGCTGGGTGCCACCCTCACCAGATGCCGAGAGCGTGCTGGCATCGCTGCACCGCTACCTG GAGTTCAGGAAGGATGTGGCTGACCACCGGAGCCTGACTGAGAGCgtgctggagaggggagaagcTCTCCTGGCCTGCATGGCATCTAATTCTCCAG CTCTGAAAGACACGCTGGGTCTGATTGCCAAACAGTCAGAAGAGCTCGAGAGCCATGCAGAGCACCTGTATGAGTCCATCCTGGCTGCTGTGCGGGGCAAGGACGCGCTGCAGGACGAGGGGGGTGCAGCACACGGCTGCTCCATGG GTGCTGCTGAAGTCAGGCCTAGGCTGCATTAG
- the RAB1A gene encoding ras-related protein Rab-1A — translation MRCCRRSGHRESESAGGGAAGRRRRRGLGFPSRPSAAPRPCKRCSASGRPVSWSGSGGHFGLRRSAEAAERARADGPSRAPGDRGSLGPAHRGAPASAAGGAAAPPPHSALAVPRAAGPTDMSSMNPEYDYLFKLLLIGDSGVGKSCLLLRFADDTYTESYISTIGVDFKIRTIELDGKTIKLQIWDTAGQERFRTITSSYYRGAHGIIVVYDVTDQESFNNVKQWLQEIDRYASENVNKLLVGNKCDLTTKKVVDYTTAKEFADSLGIPFLETSAKNATNVEQSFMTMAAEIKKRMGPGATAGGAEKSNVKIQSTPVKQSSGGCC, via the exons ATGCGCTGCTGCCGCCGCAGTGGCCACCGGGAGAGCGAGTCCGCAGGGGGGGGCgcggccgggcggcggcggcggcgtgGACTCGGTTTCCCGTCGCGCCCCTCGGCCGCCCCCCGGCCATGTAAGCGCTGCTCGGCGAGCGGCCGCCCCGTTTCCTGGTCGGGCTCCGGCGGCCATTTTGGGCTGAGGCGCAGCGCGGAGGCCGCGGAGCGGGCGCGGGCGGACGGGCCGAGCCGAGCGCCGGGTGATCGCGGCTCCCTCGGACCAGCGCACCGCGGAGCGCCTGCCTCGGCGGCGGGAGGTGCCGCCGCACCGCCCCCTCACAGCGCGCTCGCCGTCCCTCGGGCCGCGGGCCCCACGGACATGTCCAGCATGAACCCCGAATA tgacTATTTATTCAAGCTACTTCTGATTGGAGACTCCGGTGTTGGGAAATCTTGCCTTCTACTTAGGTTTGCA GATGACACGTACACAGAAAGTTACATCAGCACGATTGGTGTGGACTTCAAAATCAGAACTATAGAACTAGATGGGAAAACAATCAAGCTTCAGATA TGGGACACGGCGGGACAGGAGCGGTTTCGGACTATCACTTCCAGTTACTATAGAGGAGCTCATGGCATCATAGTTGTGTATGATGTTACAGATCAG GAGTCTTTCAATAATGTcaagcagtggctgcaggagaTAGACCGTTATGCCAGTGAAAACGTCAACAAGTTGTTGGTGGGGAACAAGTGTGATCTGACCACAAAGAAAGTAGTAGACTATACAACAGCAAAG GAATTTGCAGATTCTCTTGGAATTCCGTTTTTGGAAACCAGTGCAAAGAATGCCACAAATGTAGAACAGTCTTTCATGACCATGGCTGCCGAGATTAAAAAACGAATGGGTCCGGGAGCGACAGCTGGTGGTGCAGAGAAGTCCAATGTTAAAATTCAGAGCACTCCAGTCAAGCAGTCTAGTGGAGGTTGCTGCTAA